One Lucilia cuprina isolate Lc7/37 chromosome 4, ASM2204524v1, whole genome shotgun sequence DNA segment encodes these proteins:
- the LOC111688638 gene encoding lectin subunit alpha-like translates to MQILSLSKLILLLLTLEQVCSITHEKLFSADGKKFYYIENEYKYDWFESLTKCARMNMTLLTIDSKTKSEEINQVVKKAFGKNIILWVGGYAVGSNRQFRWVSTGEEFTYTYWHGGNPDFYNSEEYCMQIGWSATMAWNDNKCTKKFGFVCEFKPQECSDNVNDKNSKYQNIIINYLQNK, encoded by the exons atgcaaatattaaGTTTATCAAAACTTATTCTGTTACTCTTGACTCTGGAACAAGTCTGTAGTATTAcacatgaaaaattatttagcgCTGAtgggaaaaaattttattacatagaAAATGAATACAAG TATGATTGGTTTGAATCTTTAACCAAATGTGCACGAATGAATATGACTCTTTTGACAATTGATTCTAAAACCAAATCCGAGGAAATCAATCAAGTTGTAAAGAAGGCTTTTG GCAAAAATATTATTCTCTGGGTTGGTGGCTATGCTGTGGGCTCAAATCGTCAGTTTCGATGGGTATCCACTGGCGAAGAATTTACTTATACCTATTGGCATGGTGGAAATCCAGATTTCTATAACAGTGAGGAATATTGTATGCAAATTGGTTGGTCTGCCACAATGGCATGGAACGATAATAAATGTAcgaaaaaatttggttttgtttGTGAGTTTAAACCACAAGAATGTTCGGACAATGTGAATGATAAGAACagtaaatatcaaaatattataataaattatttgcaaaacaagtaa
- the LOC111688640 gene encoding lectin subunit alpha-like, whose product MKVHLIILFLLTLKNRVFSITPEKLFTSERNKTFYIDHEEKYDWFESLAKCARMDMLLMAIDSKVKWDDVLSMIQKQFGKRLILWTSGYAVGEKREFFWMTTGEEFTFTNWTSGNPDFSEKNEYCVQIGTGPHSEWNDNRCSKKFGFICEFKDHQCNKYYNDKITQNYNLYFNRY is encoded by the exons ATGAAagtacatttaataattttattcctGCTGACTTTAAAAAATCGGGTATTTTCTATTACACCAGAAAAATTATTCACCTCggaaagaaataaaactttttatattgatCATGAAGAGAAG taTGATTGGTTTGAATCTTTAGCCAAATGTGCTCGCATGGACATGTTGCTTATGGCCATTGATTCCAAAGTCAAATGGGATGATGTACTTTCAatgatacaaaaacaatttg GGAAAAGACTTATTTTATGGACTAGCGGTTATGCAGTTGGTGAGAAACGTGAATTTTTTTGGATGACAACTGGTGAAGAATTTACTTTTACCAATTGGACCTCTGGAAATCCAGATTTTTCTGAGAAGAATGAATATTGTGTACAAATTGGTACTGGTCCGCACTCGGAATGGAACGATAATAGGTGCAGcaaaaaatttggttttatttgtgAATTTAAAGACCATCAATGCAACAAGTATTACAATGATAAAATAactcaaaattataatttatattttaatagatattag
- the LOC111688634 gene encoding lectin subunit alpha-like, with the protein MKILFIILFLLTLQNRVFPITPEKLFISERNKTFYIEHEHKYDWFESLAKCARMDMYLTAFDSKVKWDDVLSMIQKHFNKNLVLWTSGYAVGDKRQFMWMTTGEEFTFTNWTTGNPDFSEEKEYCVQIGNGPYLE; encoded by the exons ATGAAAATActgtttattatattattcCTGTTGACTTTACAAAATCGGGTATTTCCCATAACaccagaaaaattatttatttcggAAAGAAATAAAACCTTTTATATTGAACATGAACATAAG tatgACTGGTTTGAATCTTTAGCAAAATGTGCTCGCATGGACATGTATCTGACGGCCTTTGATTCCAAAGTTAAATGGGATGATGTACTTTCGAtgatacaaaaacatttta ataaaaatcttgttttatGGACAAGCGGTTATGCAGTTGGTGATAAACGTCAATTTATGTGGATGACAACGGGTGAAGAATTTACATTTACTAATTGGACCACTGGAAATCCAGATTTTAGTGAGGAGAAGGAATATTGTGTACAAATTGGTAATGGTCCATATTTGGAATGA